ACCCAGAACAATAAGAAAATATGTGCTTCTTAATCAGCTGATCTATCCATGTTTTTTAACTTGCCAAGTTCAAATTCATAAAGGGAAGACATTGCACCACTGATGTTGACATTTACCTGCAATTTCATGTATATATATGCACAAAAGATATGAGGGTTTGTTCTGTTAAAACATATGCAATCCAACGAAAATTATAGTAACCAGTACATTCAAACAAGAAAATCCAGCTGTCAcacccaaaagaaaagtaaatgcttaatcttccagatgataaGACTAGTCCAGATGATATCAACCACAACCCAACATTTTAACTTCCTAGAAATATCTCTCCTTGACTACTTCCAATGTTCCCAGAAGCGTCCTGTGAAAGAAAACACACAAATAAAATGCTTGACTGACTCTGCCTCTCCCCAGAGTTCTGATGTGCATTCTCCAAGGCAACCATCCACTTCGTTGCTTCCGTATCCCAGTTCCATAGTTTGTTACAGCAATGGATCCCCTTCCCATACACACAATCATCTGCCTTGTTTGTTGGTCATTTTGGTTATTCCCATTCTGTGCATCATCCGGCAGCCGTCTTCTTCCCGACAAGCCGCTTTCTGCTGGAAGCACCATCACCTCCAACGGCGGAACTTTTGCCCTGGGATTCTTCTCCCTGCCCAACTCCGGCACAAAACAATACTATGTCGGCATATGGTACAAGAATATACCCGAAGACAACATTGTGTGGGTGGCCAACCGTGCTATGCCGATAGCTGATCCTTCTTCTGCAACACTGGCCTTCACAAACGGATCCGATATCGCCTTGTCAGGCACCAACGGCCAGCTTCTGTGGACAACAAACATCAGCGCCACAAGAAATTCATCGTCAGAGGCGACTGGTGGAGAAGCCACGCTTGAAAACAATGGGAATTTTATCCTTCGGTCATCACAGGGCAACATCTTATGGCAAAGCTTCGATTACCCGACCGACACTCTTCTTCCAGGCATGAACCTCAGAGTCACCCACAAGACGCATGCACTACAACGGCTCATCTCTTGGAGAAACTCCCAAGACCCATTCCCGGGCAACTTCTCATATGGTGCAGACCCTAATGAGTTTCTGGTTCGTTATGTATGGAAAGGCTCAAAACCATACTGGCGAAGTGCAGTATGGAATAACTATTTGGTAGTCGGGCAGTATATCAAGAGTATCAAGTCCACATTTTACTTAACAATGCAAACCATAGATGATGAGGTCTACATTTCCTTTGGATTACCAGTACCAAGTGTATCCTCAGTTGTGCTAGTGAAGATGGACAGTTCAGGCAAGATAAAGACACGAGTTTGGAATAGCAACATGTCCAAATGGACTGACCTGGGGTCAGAACCTAACCAGGACTGCAACAAATTTGGATACTGTGGTCCATTTGGTTACTGCGACAACACACAGCCTATTGTGGCATGCAAGTGTCTTGATGGCTTTGAGCCAAACAACAAACAAGACTGGACGGCCCACAGGTTTTCACAGGGATGCCACCGGACGGAATCACTAAGATGTGGTCAAGAGGATGGCTTCTTAAATATGCCAACCATGAAGGTTCCCAACCAGTTCTTGCATGTCAAGAATAGAAGCTTAGATGAATGCATAGCAGAATGCACCAGCAACTGCTCCTGCACGGCGTATGCTTACACCAATATGAGCACCAATGCTATCAATGGGGATGGAATTAGGTGCCTATTATGGATTGGAGATTTGATTGACACCGAGAAGCTCCATGCACAAGGAGAAAACCTCTACATTCGGATTAATGGATTGAAGGGTACAGTTTACTGTTTCTGTTTCTCTGCTTGCGTTAGTAGATATACAGTATAGCCTCT
This genomic stretch from Hordeum vulgare subsp. vulgare chromosome 6H, MorexV3_pseudomolecules_assembly, whole genome shotgun sequence harbors:
- the LOC123403042 gene encoding G-type lectin S-receptor-like serine/threonine-protein kinase B120, with product MDPLPIHTIICLVCWSFWLFPFCASSGSRLLPDKPLSAGSTITSNGGTFALGFFSLPNSGTKQYYVGIWYKNIPEDNIVWVANRAMPIADPSSATLAFTNGSDIALSGTNGQLLWTTNISATRNSSSEATGGEATLENNGNFILRSSQGNILWQSFDYPTDTLLPGMNLRVTHKTHALQRLISWRNSQDPFPGNFSYGADPNEFLVRYVWKGSKPYWRSAVWNNYLVVGQYIKSIKSTFYLTMQTIDDEVYISFGLPVPSVSSVVLVKMDSSGKIKTRVWNSNMSKWTDLGSEPNQDCNKFGYCGPFGYCDNTQPIVACKCLDGFEPNNKQDWTAHRFSQGCHRTESLRCGQEDGFLNMPTMKVPNQFLHVKNRSLDECIAECTSNCSCTAYAYTNMSTNAINGDGIRCLLWIGDLIDTEKLHAQGENLYIRINGLKGKQRNKKIWKNLMSGTSSTSVELHDGNLKYPFISFKEIVLATNNFSNSNMLGHGGFGNVYKGTLEDGTEIAVKRLSKGSGQGVLEFTNEVILIAKLQHKNLVRLLGFCIHGDEKLLIYEYLPKKSLDAMLFDATLKQLLDWPIRFEIIKGVARGLLYLHQDSRLKIIHRDLKASNILLDAEMSPKISDFGMARIFGGNQQQENTNRVVGTYGYMSPEYALKGVFSVKSDVYSFGVLLLEIVSGSKISSVHLKADFSSIIAYAWSLWKDGDTKDFVDSSIVGSCSFNETIRCIHIGLLCVQDSPNARPLVSSIMSFLENGDILLPPPKEPMYFAENNYGADGEAENTVNSANTMSITALKGR